Within Halopelagius longus, the genomic segment GACGGACGACGCGCCGCCTCGACCTGCCGGACGCCTACGGGCGACTGCTGTTCGGGTCGAGCATCGAAGTCGTCCTCGGCGTCCTCGCGTTCGTCGCCCTCGTGACGCACCTGTTCGTCTTCGAACCGCGGCGGGCGGCGACGCCCCTCGTCGAGTCGATGTTCGGGCCGGAACCGCCGATTATCGTCGTCTACCTGATGCTTCTGGTGCTGTGGGACCTCTGTTACCGCATCGGCACCTCGTGGTGGACCGCCGTCGTCGCCGCGTGGCGGTCCCGGACCTACGCGTTCGACGAGGAGACGGCGAGGGCGTTGCGCCGCGTGGACGCCTGGAACGTCCTGTTCGGCCTCTCGCAGATCGCAGTCCTGCCGTTCGTCGCGGACCGACCGGTGTTGCTCACTGCGGTCGGCGGACACGTCGTCGCCGTCTCCGTCGTCTCCACGGCGGCGGCGGCGTCGCTACGAGTTCGGTGACGGGAAAAGAGCGGTCACTCGTCTTTCATCTCGCGGAACTGGTCTAAGAGGGCCTCCGCGGAGTCCCCCGAGTCGTACTCCACTTTGCCGTGGTAGACGGTACGCTCGTCGTCGAACCCCGCGTCGACGGACCCGTTCTTTCGCTCACGGCGCTCGTGTTCGTCTTCGTCGTATGCCCCCATTGACATGGTACAACATACCTTTGGTAATCGGAGTCATATATAATTATCGCCGAATATTTCGAGCCGGACGCGGAACGGATAAACCCGCCGACCGCGTATAGGAGGTGTGGCACGCCCGCTTCGATTCCGGCACGCGCCCGGCCGATGGACCGCAGACCGGGTCCGTCGGGACGTCTACGACGACCTCGACCGAAATCTCGGCGCGACGATGACCTCGCCGTGGTTCAAGCCCCCCTCCGCGTTCGAGGGGTACCGATTCGAGATGGACAACGGCGACGTTGCGCTCTTTCTGTGGAACGACGACGAAGCGTACTGGCTCGGGAACACGGAGACGCCGAAGTGTCTGTGGAAGACCGAGAAGTACGGCTTCACCGAAGTACCGCACGGCGTCTCGCGGTGGGCGACGAAGGAACTGACGGCGCAACTCCACGAGGAGTCGCCGTGGCTCGAACCGTACCCGCACCTCTCGTGGTACTTCCTGCCCGTCTTCCTCTCGAAGGACGGCCGGGAGACGACGCGGACGTTCTTCCGAGACCACGCCGCCGGATTCCCCGACGCGACGGCCGAGGAGGCCTTGGAGTACTTCGAGTCGTTCCTCCGGACGGGCGTCTTAGACGACGACCGGGAGGTGATGGCCGGCAAACTCGGCACCTCCGAGTATCTGGACCTCACGCGGATGACGGCCGCTATGGGCGAGTTCAACGCGGCGAGGGTGCTCCACGACGCCGGCTACGACCTCGAACCGGAGATTCCGGTCTCGACGGGGCACGCCATCGACTACCGGGTCCAGAAGGACGGCGACGGTACCCTCGTCGAGGTGACGAGGCCGTTGCCGCCGAACCGCAGAAACGCGGGCACCGGCGTCGCCGCCGTCCGCGACACGGCCGAGACGAAGTCCGTCGGGCAGTTACAGGAACACGGCGGCGGCGTCGTCCTGTTCGTCGACTGCTCGTCGTTCCCGGACGACGACTGGATGGCCGTCAAAAGCGAGAAGCCGGAGGTCCACCACCGTCCGGCGGTGGTGTTTCGGACGCGGCCCGACGGCCGCGTGGACGGGTACACGAAGGGGCGGGTGCCCCTCGAACTGCCGTTTTAGAAAGAAACCTGTTGGGGACCGTTCTCGCCGACCGTGTAGACGTCTCGGTCGCTGTAGTACCGACGACCGATAGCCTCGTGGCCGAGACCGCAGAACACCGCGTTCCGCGCGTCGTCCGCGCAGGTGTAGGTCTCCGAACCCGCGCGTTCGAGTACCTCCGCGAGCGTCTCGGACCCGTTCGGGAGTTCGATGGTGTGCTCGCCGTACTGTTCGACGAGTTCTTCGGTGGTCGCGGGATACTCGTGGGCGTCTATCAGATCGCCGGTTCCGTTCAGGCGCATTACACCCGGACGAATCCGGCGGAGAACTATAATGGTTTTCCATGATGGTGATAAGTCTCCTTGGATTCCTTAATGAACATTAATGCACGTGGGGAGAGGGGAGAGACGCAAGCGATTTGCCGCCGCCGGGCGGAGCGAAGGCCGTGATACGGGACCGCAACGGCGAGTTCGACGGCGCGACGCCGGTCGCAGACTTACATCTCCACACGACGGCTTCGGACGGGACGCTCACCGTCTCGGAACTGCCGGCGGCGGCGCGGGAGGGCGGCGTCCCGGTGGTGGCCGTCACCGACCACGACAGGGTTCACCCGGAACTCGACGCGCCCGTGACGACCCTCGAAGGGGTGACCGTCGTCCGCGGCATCGAACTCCGCGTGGACGCGGGCGACCAGCGAGTGGACCTCCTCGGGTACGGCGTCGAGGACGCGCCCGCGATACGCGACCTGACGGAGCGAATCCAAGCCGACCGGAAGGACCGCGGGCGGCGAATCGTCGAACGGGTGGAGTCGCACCTCGGGGTCTCCCTCGACGTGGAACTGCGCGAGGGCGTCGGCAGGCCGAACGTCGCGCGGGCCATCGAGGAGAGCGACGCGCCGTACGACTATCAGGGCGCGTTCGACCACCTCATCGGCGACGACGGACCGTGTTACGTCGCGCGGTGGGTCCCCGACTTCGAGGCGGGCGTCGCCGCCCTGCGGGAGTCGTGCGCCGTCGTCGGACTCGCGCACCCGTTCCGGTACCCCGACCCGGAGTCGGCGCTGGAACTCACGTCCGAACTCGACGCGGTCGAGCGGTTCTACCCCTACGGCGGAGAGAGCAAAGAGCGGGAAGACAAGGCGCTCCTCGCCGAGTACGTCGAGCGAAACGACCTGATCGCCACCGGCGGGAGCGACGCGCACGAGAAGACCCTCGGCGTCGCCGGGCCGCCGCGGGACGCGTTCGAGGCGTTCGCCGCGCGCGTGCCGGGCGTCTGACGACCGCTCTCGTCGCCGATAACCGGGAGCGTAGAGTTAAACCGGGTGAAGAGCGAAGGTAACGTATGAAGTGCCACTACTGCGACCGCGAGGCCGCGTACGCCGCCGAGAAAGACGGAATCAAGGTGGGTCTCTGCGAGCGGCACTTCCGAGAGCGAGTGGAGGAACTCGCCGACTCAGAAGAACTCGCCGCCCTGAGAGAGCAGATCGACATCGAGCGCTCCGAGTGATCGTCGGAGTACGAGGCGCGCTCGGTGTCGAGGAGACATCGACCGGACGGGGTGACTCCGTGTTACGAGCGGTCCCGCCCGAATAGAAACCGACCCGGACGGACCGCACCGACCCGCGCCGCCCTCACAGCATCGTATCGAAGTAGACGTAGAGCGCCGCGAGGATCGACTCGAACGAGAGCGTCCCGACGGCGGAGAGGACGACGAACTTCCTGTCGTTCATGTCGGAGAACCCGGCGGGGACGGTTATCATCCCGCGCGTGAACAGGAGGGTGTTGCTCACCGGGACGACTATCGGTCCCCAGCGGTCGAACCAGCCGTCGAATCTGTCGAGTTTCTCCTCGCTTATCTTGAACCATCGCTTCGAGAGGAGATACTCCCGGCCGCCGCGTTGGGCGACTTTGAACAGGGCGTACTGTCCGACCGTCGCCCCGAGGACGGCGACGGCGATGACGCCGACGAGTTGGTCGACGCCGAGGAGAACGAGCGCCGCGGGGACGACGAGTTCGCTCGGCATGAAGTACATCAACATCGCGCCCTCTAAGACGAAGACGCAGAACAGCGCCACGTAGGCCCACCGGGAGTTCAAAAGCGCCTGCAGTTCGGCGGGCATCTGCGCGACTTGTACCGGCAGGGCGTCCATCGCCTTCGACTATCCCCGTCGTCGGCAAACGCTTTTCGCTCGCCGCACCGCGTGAGAACCGTCCGACGGACGCCGCACCGAGAGCGATGTGGTTTTTCCCGGTCGGACCGAACCACCGGTAATGAACTTCAGCGACCGACCGCGCAGGCTCCGCACGGACGGCGTGCGACCCCTCGTCAGCGAGACGCGACTGGACGCGACGGACCTCGTCGCGCCCGTCTTCGTGGACGCGACGGCGGACGAACGCGTCCCCATCGAGACGATGCCCGGCCACGAACGGGTCCCGCTCTCGGAGGCCGTCGCGCGCGTGAGAGAGGTACTGGAGACGGGCGTCGAGGCGGTCATGCTGTTCGGCATCCCCGAGTCGAAGGACGAACGCGGGACGCGCGCGTGGGCCGAAGACGGCGTCGTACAGGAGGCGACGCGCCGAATCACCGCCGAGACGGACGCCTACGTCATCACCGACGTCTGCCTCTGTGAGTACACGAGCCACGGCCACTGCGGGGTACTGGAGGACCGCGCCCGCGAGGACCCGAACCTCACCGTTCGCAACGACGAGACGCTCGAACTCCTCTCGAAGATTGCCGTCTCCCACGCCGAGGCGGGCGCGGACATGGTCGCGCCGAGTTCGATGACCGACGGCATGGTCGGCGCGATTCGGGAAGGGTTAGACGACGCCGGGTTCGAGAGCGTCCCCATCATGTCCTACGCCGCGAAGTACGAGAGCGCGTTCTACGGCCCGTTCCGCGACGCCGCCGACGGCGCGCCGGCGTTCGGCGACCGGCGGCACTACCAGATGGACCCCGCGAACGCCCGGGAGGCCCTTCGAGAGGTCCGACTCGACGTCGAACAGGGTGCGGACGTACTGATGGTGAAGCCCGCCCTCGCGTACCTCGACATCGTCCGGGCCGTCCGCGAGGAGTTCGAGCATCCGGTGGCGGCGTACAACGTCTCCGGCGAGTACGCGATGCTTCACGCCGCCGCCGACAAGGGGTGGGTCGATTTAGAGGAGACCGCGTACGAGTCGCTGGTGTCGATGAAACGCGCGGGCGCGGACCTCATCGTGACGTACTTCGCCGAGGACCTGGCCGCTCGCCTGTGAGTCAGTAGTTTTAGAATGTCCCGCCGGACCGAACGTCGCGCGCACGCCGGACGCTCCGCCGATTCCAGGCGAGCCTCGTTGTCTGATTTCCGATAAGACGTACGTCGAAAAGTCCGGCAACATTTGTCCAGCAACTGGCCGAATTACGACCTTATATTTCTTGTACACGCATTTATATCGGACGTGCGTCGATTATACGCGCCCGAAACCATCATTTGTCAACACTAACTGTTATAAGCAATCAGGAGTACAGATATGACGAGAACTTCGAGACAAACCTCGGAGAATACACGAAAATAATGTACGACCGTCCATTCACCAGCGAAACGACGACGTTCGACGGAGGTATCGAATGCTAAGTCCCCTGCAAACCGACCTCGCGGCGGTGGTAGAGGGCGTGAACCTCGTGTGGGTGCTGACCGTCACGTTCCTCATCTTCTTCATGCACGCGGGCTTTGCGATGCTGGAAGCGGGGCAAGTCCGCTCGAAGAACGTCGCGAACCAGTTGACGAAGAACCTGCTGACGTGGAGCGTCGGCGTCATCGTCTACTTCCTCCTCGGAGCCGCCGTCTCGACTATCGTCGGCGGACTCACGGGCGGAGGCTCCGTCTCCGTGGGCGGGGCGTTCGCGGACCTGTACGCGCCGGAAGCCACGTCGGCGTGGGTCGATTGGCTGTTCGGCGCGGTGTTCGCGATGACCGCCGCAACCATCGTCTCCGGCGCGGTGGCCGGACGGGCGAGACTCCGCGCGTACGTCGCCTACACCGTCCTTCTGGCGGGCGTCGTCTACCCCGTCGTCGTCGGATTCACGTGGGGAGGCGGCTTCCTCGACGCGATGGGCTTCCACGACTTCGCGGGCGGCATGATAGTCCACGGGATGGGCGGCATCGCCGGCCTGACCGCCGCGTGGATCATCGGTCCGCGGATGGACCGCTACAACGCCGACGGGAGCGCGAACGTCATCCCCGGTCACTCGATGACGTTCGCCGTCCTCGGCACTCTGATTCTCGCGTTCGGCTGGTACGGCTTCAACGTCGGCACCGCCGCCTCCCCCCTCGCCCTCACCGAGAGCGGCGAGGTGACCCTCGGCGCGTTCACCTACGTCGGCCGCGCCGCCCTCGTGACGACTCTCGGCATGGCCGCCGGGGCCATCGGCGCGGCCGGCATGGCCATGTACCGGACCGGGAAGGTCGACACGCTGTACGTCGCGAACGGCCTGCTCGCCGGCCTCGTCGGCGTCACGTCCCTCGCTGACGCCATCGTCTGGCCCGGCGCAGTCGTCGTCGGCCTCCTCTGCGGCGTCCAACTACCCCTCGTCTTCTCGTTCGTCGAGAAGCGCCTGAAGATAGACGACGTCTGCGCGGTGTTCCCGGTTCACGGCTCCGCGGGCGTGCTGGGTGCGCTCCTGTACCCCGCCTTCGCCACGAGCGTCTGGTCCGGAAGCGCCTCGTTCGTCGGCGCGGCCGTCCCGCAGGTCGTCGGCGTCGCGGTCATCGCCGCGTGGACGTTCGCCGCGACGGCGGCCGTCTTCGGCGTCTTCCGCGCGGCGGGACAGGCGCGCGTCACGCGCGAACACGAACGCGAGGGACTCGACACCTCGGAGCACGGCGTAGACACCTACCCCGAGTTCGGCCCCGAATCGGACGCCGGCGTCCGCGCGGACGGCGGTGTGTTCACGGAAGCGGAGCGTGAGGAGTAACTATGAGTGAAGACGTACCCAACGACGGAGAGATTCGACTGGTAATGGCCGTCGTCCGGCCGGACAAGCTGGGCGACGTGAAGCAAGCGCTGGCGGAGGTCGGCGCGCCGTCGCTGACGGTGACGAACGTCTCCGGCCGGGGGTCGCAACCGGCCAAGAAAGGGCAGTGGCGCGGCGAGGAGTACACCGTCGACCTCCACCAGAAGGTCAAGATAGAGTGCGTCGTCGCCGACATCTCCGCCGAAACGGTGGCGGACGCCATCGCAGAGGCCGCCCGAACCGGCGAACCCGGCGACGGCAAAGTGTTCATCATGCCCGTCGACGACGCCGTGCAGGTCCGCACGGGCAAGACCGGACGCGACGCCGTCTGAGCGGTCGGTTCCGACGCGGTTCGACGGTCATTTTCTTCGCGCGAGTACGCCGAAAGCGACCGCACGAACGCGTCCTCGGCGCGGCACCCGACGTGGGCCGCGAGTTTCCGGTCGGAGAGGCCGGCCGACGAGGTGCGAAGGTAGCGAACCGGAAAGACGAAAAGAGCAAAGACCGGGGGTTCGTTCGAACTCCGAGTATGGACGCCTCGCCGGTCACCCTCGCGGGACTCGTCGTCGCCCTCGTCGGCTTCGAGCTGCTGGACCGCGCGAGGGAAGCGCTCGAGTTGACCGGCGACGACGAACTCCGGGACCACCTCTGGAAGTGGGTCGTTCCGGCCGTCCTCCTTGTCGTCGTCGCCCTCGAAGGGAAGACGCTCGCGTCCGTCGGGTGGCGCGTCGGGTCGGCCCCCGAGTTCCTCGGCGACGTGGCCGTCGGCGTCGCGGTGATGCTCGGGACGAACTTCCTGATGGCTCCCGTGTGGGCGCGGGTGGGCGACGGCGGCGAGAGCCTCCTGGAGGGGATTCGGTCGTTCGCCTCGCTGTCGATTCCGGAGCGACTGTTCGTCGCGTTCACGGCGGGCGCGACGGAGGAGTTCGCGTTCCACGGCTACGCCGTCGAGCGACTGCTCGCTCTCACCGGCAGTTACCCCGTCGCCGGGTTCGTCTCGTTCGCGGCGTTCACGCTCGGTCACCACGGGGAGACGTGGGACCGCAACGCCGTCGTCCGCATCGCTCAACCCGCGCTTTTGACGACGCTTCTGTACCTGTGGTTTCGGTCGCTTCCCGTCCTCGTGGCGGTGCACACGGTGAACGACGTGGTCGGACTGCTCGCTGTCGAACGGTACGCACCCGAGGACGCCGACGACGAAAAAGAGGAGGCGGCCGTCGTTCGGTGGTTGGGAGGCGACCGGTAGCGCCCCGGGGACGAACGCTCCCGAGTCGCCCCAGTTCGCCTCGTTACTTCTCGGAGAAGCCCTCGGGCGAGTCGGTCGCTTCCAGTTGCTCCAGTTCGACGCTCCCCGCCGGGACGCGGTACTTCCGGAGGACGTCGCAGGCGGCGTCGGCGTCGTCCACCAAGTCGTCGACGGCGTACGTCGTCCACGTGCAGTGGTCGGGGGTGAACTCCGCGACGGAGTAGCCGTTGTACTTGGCGTTGAAGAACTCCACGTGGGGGTTCTCTTCGAGGACGACTTCGGTCATCCGCTCGTTCGTCAGGTCGTCCGAGCCCTGCTCCTCGGCTATCTGCTCGCCGACGCTCCAGAAGTCCGAGGTGCCGGAGTTGCTGGAGATTGCGGGCGTCATCAGTTCGACGCCGACCTTCTCCTCCTCGGGGACGACGGGCGTGCGGTTCTCGACGCTCTCCCAGTCGTTCAGCAGGTTCGACACCATGTAGGTGTGCATGTCGCCCGTGAACGCGACGAAGTTGTTCACGTCGAAGTGCGACAGTTGGCCGAGGATCTCCCTCCGTTCGTGCTGGTAGCCGTCCCACGCGTCGTAGTTCCGGCCGAACTGCGAGTCGTCGCCGAACGCGAGCCACAGCGGCGAGAGCGCGACTTCGTTCGTCCACGCCTTCCACGTCGCGTCGGTGGATTTCAGCGTCTCGAGGAGCCACTTCCGTTGCTCGAAGCCGAGTCGCGTCCGGTCGCCGTCGTCGGCCTCGGGCGCGTTCGGCGGCGTCCCCCACTGGCGTTGCCCGGCGTCGTCGCCGCCCGGCGGGAGCGAACTGAACAGGCGTTCGTCGGTGACCGGCAGTTCCAGCAGGTCGCCGAAGCGGACGCTGTGCCACAGGTGGAACTGGTCGAGAAGCGTGTCCGCCTCGGGGTCGTACTGGACGCGCGCGGGGTTGTACTCCCACCACGCCTGAATCCCCGCCTCGAACAGCTTCGTCAGGAACTCGGGGTCGTCGCTCTTGGGGTGGTCGTCCGTCCACGGGTTCTGGTTCTCGTAGTCCCAGTAGCGGTTGTTGATTATCTCGTGGTCGTCCCACGTCGGGATGAGCGTGTGGTTGGCCAGCGCCTGCTGGAAGAACTCGTCGCCGCGGTACGTCTGCCAGAGGTGCCGGTAGTCCTCTAAGTTCCACACCACGTCCTTACCGCTGGGGAGTTCGACGGAGCGCCCTTCGAGTTCGGAGTCGCCCGCGTACTCGTAGATTTGGTCGCCGAGGTGGACGATGTAGTCGACGTCCTCTTCGGCGATGTAGCCGTACGCCGGGTAGTAGCCGCTCTGGTACGACTGGCAGGTGACGACGGCCAGACGCACGCTGTCGGGACTCGCGTCCGGCGCGGGGAGCGTGCGACAGCGACCGACCTGACTGTTCGCACCCGCGTGGTGGAACTGGAAGTAGAGGTGGCTGTCGCCCGGGAGTTCCCCGTCCACGTCCACCTTCACCACTCGGTCGTGGTCCGCCGTGACCGAGTCGGCCTCGACTTTCCCCTCGTACACCGTCTCCGAGAACGACTCGTCGGTTCCGACCCGGACGTACACGGGGTCGGAGTCGGAGTGTGCGCCCTCGGAGAGCTTCGTCCAGAGGATGGCCCCGGAGTCGGTGGGACCCCCGCTCGCGACCGACAAGGGGAACGCGTCGGCGTCGGCCCCGTCCGTCGTCCAATCGACGGCGCCTTCCTCGACCGACTCGGCGCTGACGCCGCGGACGATGTCGGCGTCGAGAAGCGGCGCGGAGGCACCGACCGCCGCGGCACCAGCCGCTTTCATGAAGTTTCTTCTGTTTGTTACATTCACGTCGTCTTGTTTGTCCGCCATGAGGCAGTTAGGCGGGCGTCCGACTGTATAGTAGCAGTTTATAATATGTATATTGACAGTTGGGGAGAGGGGGTGAGCGGTACGGGGAGAGGGAGTCGCGACCGGACCGGTACGTCGGCGTCGAACGGGGTCGGTTCGACTCCCGAACCCCGCACTTCTTTTTCCCACCGGCCGAACCGCCGCCCATGAATCACGACGAGTCCCGCGACCTGTACGACCGGGCGCTTTCGGTGATGCCCGGCGGGGTCAACTCATCGGTTCGCGCGGTGCGACCGTACCCGTTCTTCGTCGAACGCGGCGACGGCGCGCACGTCGTAGACGCGGACGGGAACCGCTACATCGACTACGTGCTGGGCTACGGGCCGTTGCTGTACGGCCACGACATGCCCGACCCGGTTCGCTCGGCGGTGCAGTCGTACGCCTCCGACGGCCCGATGTACGGCGCGCCCACCGAGATAGAGGTCGAACACGCCGAGTTCGTCGCGCGGCACGTCCCGAGCGTCGAGAAGGTGCGGTTCGTCAACTCCGGCACCGAGGCGACGGTGTCCGCGGTGCGCCTCGCCCGCGGGTACACCGGCCGCGACAAGATAGTCGTCATGAAGGGCGGCTACCACGGCGCACAGGAGTCCACCCTCGTCGAGGGCGAACCCGGCGACACCGCTCCGAGTACGAAGGGCATCCCCGACTCGTTCGCCGAGCACACCATCCCGGTGCCGTTCAACGACCCCGAGGCCGTAGACGAGGTGTTCGAGGAGTACGGCGACGACGTCGCCGCCGTCCTGACGGAACCCATCCTCGGCAACACGGGCATCGTCCACCCCGTCGAGGGCTACCTCGAACACCTCCGCGAGGTGACCGAGGAGTACGGGTCGCTCCTGATATTCGACGAGGTCATCACCGGCTTCCGCGTCGGCGGCCTGCAGTGCGCGCAGGGGAAGTTCGGCGTCACGCCCGACGTGACGACGTTCGGGAAGATAGTCGGCGGCGGGTTCCCCGTCGGCGCCATCGGCGGGCGCGCGGACATAATAGAGCAGTTCTCGCCCTCCGGCGACGTGTTCCAGTCGGGCACCTTCTCCGGGCACCCGGTGACGATGGCCGCGGGTCACGCCTACCTGACGTACGCCGCGGAGAACGACGTCTACGACTACGTGAACGAACTCGGCGAGAAACTCCGCCGCGGCCTGACCGACGTCGTGGAGGACAACGCCCCCTCCTACACCGTCGTCGGCACCGACTCGATGTTCAAGGTTATCTTCACGCGCGAGGGGCCGGACGACCTGACGGGCGCGTGCGAGGCCGGATGCGTCCAACGGGAGTCCTGCCCGCGGTACGACTACTGCCCGAAGACCGGCGCGGACGTGGCGAACGCCGAAACCGAGCGCTGGGAGCGCATCTTCTGGCAGGAGATGAAAGACCGCGGCGTCTTCCTCACGGCGAACCAGTTCGAGTCGCAGTTCGTCTCCTACGCCCACACCGAGGAGGACATCGAGCAGACGTTGGAAGCGTACAAAGAGACGCTGTAGCTCCGCATATCGGAGCTCTCGCTATCCGGTGTCGAACGCGCTGTCTGCGTCGGCGTCGGCGGCGGCGAGTTCGCCGCTGAGCGTCTCGTTGACGATGAGGCCCAAGAAGAGGACGAACGAGGCGACGTACACGCTCGTGAGGATGATGATGATGCCGCTTATGACGCCGTAGATGGCGTACCGCGAGGCGTTGACGGCGTAGAGGTGGACGACGACGAGGAGCGTCGTCCATCCGACCGCCGCGATGAACGCGCCGGGAAGCGCCGCCGTCGGTTCGGTTATCCGCCGCGCGGGGACGTAGTACGCCGGGAGGAACGCGACGGTGAGGACGGCGAGGAGGGTCACGACGGCGGCGGCGGAGACGAACGGCGAGTTCGGGAACAGCGAGAAGACGACGCTCGTACAGAGTATCAGAGAGAGCGCGAGAACCAAAGAGAGGAGGACGGCGACGGCGCCGCGGAGTTGCTCGGAGTACGATCGGTCGTCCTCGCCCTCGACGCGTTCGACGACGGTCAGAAAGCCGACGGCGACGTTCGCTCCGCTCCACGCGAGGACGAGAATCGCGAGCACCGTCGAGCCGAGTCGCCCCGAACTCGTCACCGCCGCCTCCCACACCAACGCCTGGACGTCGGGCGTGAGAAACGGCGGCGTCACCTCGTGAACCCGGACGGCCGCCGACCGGTCGACGAGCGTCAGCACCAACAGCAACAGGGGAAACAGCGCGACGAAGCCGTAGTACGCCAGCGACGCCGCCGGGTACTCCACGTCGTGTTCCTGCGTCGCTCGGAGGACCGCCAAGAGAAAGTCGGACCGCCCGCCGAGATACGACATACCCCGCCTACGGAGTCGAGACGTAAAACCGCTGTAGCGGCGTCGCCGCGTCGTCGGAACCACCGGCTCCCTTTTTCTCCCCGGAGCGCGTCCTGTCAACTATGGACGCAGAAGTGCGAACAGACGCGGGTGCGACGCGGGAGTACGACGACCCGTTGGGCGACATCCTCCCGCGGGCGGACGTCGACTCCCGGTGGTGGTACTGGATAGCGGCCGTCCCGGCGTTCGGCCTCGCCGCCCTCGTCGGGGGCGTCTTCTTCCTGTTCGGCTTCCTCTTCGATTTGTTTCTGACCGGCGGCCTCCTCACGTTCGGGGCCGCGTTCTTCCTCGTCCCCGCCGCCGGACTGGTCGGATTGGTGCTGACGGTGATGTACCCCATCGCGACGTACGTGGACGCGCGGGCGGTGGCGGAGTCCCGCGCTGAGTGGACGCCCGACCCCCTCGTGTGGGGACTCGTCGCTCTCGCCAGCGTCGTCCTCAGCGCGTTCTCCCTGAGCGTCGTCGCGTCGCTGTACTACCTCTACAAGCGCCACGGCGCGGTCGGAACGCCGTAACCTACTCCGACCGGCCGCGGGCCGCGGGGTCCACGCGGACGACCATCTTCTGCCGCACCCGACGCGATACGAGAGCGACCGCGAACCCGAGCGAGCAGAGCCAACAGACCGCGTACGCGGCGGCGAGGGGCACGACTCGCCCGCGGACCCGAGCGTCGTGAACCCGACGACAGCGGCGATGAAGACGGTGACCGAGAGCGACGTGAGGAGGCCGAACGCCCAGACGCGGAGGAGCGACGCGCCGGGGGACGTATAGTTCACCCACCCCGACGGCGACGGCGGCCGCGACCAGCGAGAGCCACCCCGGCGCGGCGGGGAGACTGGGAACGGCTGTCACGACCGTATCTATCGGCGATACGGCGGGCAGGAGGCCCGCCCATACGAGGGCGGTGCGGAACAGGTCGGCGAGTTCGTCGCCGAGGCGGGCGGGGAGGGACACGGGCGACGATTCGTATCGGATGCTGAATACGTTTCGGCGAGCGGACGGGACGACGCCGAACCGGCCGAAGACGGGGTGACGGACGCGCGGACGGAAGTGGTGGCCTTTTCACCCACCGGCGCGCACGTTTCGACAACGATGACACGCGGGACACTCCGACTGGCGACGCGAGGGTCGAACCTCGCGCTCCGGCAGGCGGCGAGCGTCCGGGAGGCGCTCTCCGACCGCCGATTCGAGGTAGAACTGGTGGAGGTGGAGACGCGCGGCGACGAGGTGCGCGACGAACTCATCCACCGACTCGG encodes:
- a CDS encoding DUF6757 family protein — its product is MKCHYCDREAAYAAEKDGIKVGLCERHFRERVEELADSEELAALREQIDIERSE
- a CDS encoding DUF7530 family protein, with the translated sequence MGDGPPENRPAAQTEYGEAWVYESIVGALPGVHLTDGQAIAIQLGLFEVGVVAFAWVYDLWNAVLPGTVAVAVAAVGSVVMLRMGRTTRRLDLPDAYGRLLFGSSIEVVLGVLAFVALVTHLFVFEPRRAATPLVESMFGPEPPIIVVYLMLLVLWDLCYRIGTSWWTAVVAAWRSRTYAFDEETARALRRVDAWNVLFGLSQIAVLPFVADRPVLLTAVGGHVVAVSVVSTAAAASLRVR
- the hemB gene encoding porphobilinogen synthase — encoded protein: MNFSDRPRRLRTDGVRPLVSETRLDATDLVAPVFVDATADERVPIETMPGHERVPLSEAVARVREVLETGVEAVMLFGIPESKDERGTRAWAEDGVVQEATRRITAETDAYVITDVCLCEYTSHGHCGVLEDRAREDPNLTVRNDETLELLSKIAVSHAEAGADMVAPSSMTDGMVGAIREGLDDAGFESVPIMSYAAKYESAFYGPFRDAADGAPAFGDRRHYQMDPANAREALREVRLDVEQGADVLMVKPALAYLDIVRAVREEFEHPVAAYNVSGEYAMLHAAADKGWVDLEETAYESLVSMKRAGADLIVTYFAEDLAARL
- a CDS encoding DedA family protein, with translation MDALPVQVAQMPAELQALLNSRWAYVALFCVFVLEGAMLMYFMPSELVVPAALVLLGVDQLVGVIAVAVLGATVGQYALFKVAQRGGREYLLSKRWFKISEEKLDRFDGWFDRWGPIVVPVSNTLLFTRGMITVPAGFSDMNDRKFVVLSAVGTLSFESILAALYVYFDTML
- a CDS encoding ammonium transporter; this translates as MLSPLQTDLAAVVEGVNLVWVLTVTFLIFFMHAGFAMLEAGQVRSKNVANQLTKNLLTWSVGVIVYFLLGAAVSTIVGGLTGGGSVSVGGAFADLYAPEATSAWVDWLFGAVFAMTAATIVSGAVAGRARLRAYVAYTVLLAGVVYPVVVGFTWGGGFLDAMGFHDFAGGMIVHGMGGIAGLTAAWIIGPRMDRYNADGSANVIPGHSMTFAVLGTLILAFGWYGFNVGTAASPLALTESGEVTLGAFTYVGRAALVTTLGMAAGAIGAAGMAMYRTGKVDTLYVANGLLAGLVGVTSLADAIVWPGAVVVGLLCGVQLPLVFSFVEKRLKIDDVCAVFPVHGSAGVLGALLYPAFATSVWSGSASFVGAAVPQVVGVAVIAAWTFAATAAVFGVFRAAGQARVTREHEREGLDTSEHGVDTYPEFGPESDAGVRADGGVFTEAEREE
- a CDS encoding DUF5789 family protein, which encodes MRLNGTGDLIDAHEYPATTEELVEQYGEHTIELPNGSETLAEVLERAGSETYTCADDARNAVFCGLGHEAIGRRYYSDRDVYTVGENGPQQVSF
- a CDS encoding DUF5784 family protein translates to MARPLRFRHAPGRWTADRVRRDVYDDLDRNLGATMTSPWFKPPSAFEGYRFEMDNGDVALFLWNDDEAYWLGNTETPKCLWKTEKYGFTEVPHGVSRWATKELTAQLHEESPWLEPYPHLSWYFLPVFLSKDGRETTRTFFRDHAAGFPDATAEEALEYFESFLRTGVLDDDREVMAGKLGTSEYLDLTRMTAAMGEFNAARVLHDAGYDLEPEIPVSTGHAIDYRVQKDGDGTLVEVTRPLPPNRRNAGTGVAAVRDTAETKSVGQLQEHGGGVVLFVDCSSFPDDDWMAVKSEKPEVHHRPAVVFRTRPDGRVDGYTKGRVPLELPF
- a CDS encoding P-II family nitrogen regulator; this encodes MSEDVPNDGEIRLVMAVVRPDKLGDVKQALAEVGAPSLTVTNVSGRGSQPAKKGQWRGEEYTVDLHQKVKIECVVADISAETVADAIAEAARTGEPGDGKVFIMPVDDAVQVRTGKTGRDAV
- a CDS encoding PHP domain-containing protein — protein: MIRDRNGEFDGATPVADLHLHTTASDGTLTVSELPAAAREGGVPVVAVTDHDRVHPELDAPVTTLEGVTVVRGIELRVDAGDQRVDLLGYGVEDAPAIRDLTERIQADRKDRGRRIVERVESHLGVSLDVELREGVGRPNVARAIEESDAPYDYQGAFDHLIGDDGPCYVARWVPDFEAGVAALRESCAVVGLAHPFRYPDPESALELTSELDAVERFYPYGGESKEREDKALLAEYVERNDLIATGGSDAHEKTLGVAGPPRDAFEAFAARVPGV
- a CDS encoding DUF5786 family protein, coding for MSMGAYDEDEHERRERKNGSVDAGFDDERTVYHGKVEYDSGDSAEALLDQFREMKDE